The following proteins come from a genomic window of Legionella cherrii:
- the gcvPB gene encoding aminomethyl-transferring glycine dehydrogenase subunit GcvPB produces MLIFELSKKDRQAAAQAPKISTSKYAIPAELERKTPPKMPACSELQVVRHFTRLSHKNFSIDSNFYPLGSCTMKYNPRGVHKAASMANFLNRHPLATEENSQGLLEALYRLQEHIAEITGMAGVSLTPMAGSQGEFAGVAMIKAYHQSRGDTARDEMLIPDAAHGTNPASAVMCGFKIVEISTAADGDIDLEELKSKLGPRTAGIMLTNPSTLGLFMRQIKEIAALVHQAGGLLYYDGANLNAILGKVRPGDMGFDVMHLNLHKTFATPHGGGGPGAGPVAVGKRLLPFMPLPVVKKTNSEYQWATHQDYPQSIGRLSCFMGNAGILLRAYFYMRVLGREGLLRVSEYATLNANYLLKELTKAGFTAAYPNRRASHEFILTLSPEKKMYGVTAMDFAKRLLDYGVHAPTTYFPLLIPECLLIEPTETESKEELDRFVEIMKTIREEAATNPNLVKDAPHTLPVKRLDDVKAARELDLNYFAHEESKEK; encoded by the coding sequence ATGTTGATTTTTGAATTATCTAAAAAAGACCGTCAGGCAGCTGCCCAAGCGCCCAAAATTTCAACCAGCAAATACGCCATTCCCGCTGAATTGGAGCGGAAAACGCCTCCCAAAATGCCCGCTTGCTCCGAATTACAAGTGGTAAGGCATTTTACCCGTTTATCCCATAAAAATTTCTCAATCGACAGCAATTTTTATCCTCTGGGTTCATGTACCATGAAGTACAATCCGCGAGGAGTCCACAAAGCAGCATCGATGGCTAATTTTCTTAATCGTCATCCTCTAGCAACTGAAGAAAACAGCCAGGGTTTATTGGAAGCATTGTATCGCTTGCAAGAGCATATTGCTGAAATTACAGGCATGGCAGGTGTTTCTTTGACTCCCATGGCAGGATCCCAAGGTGAATTTGCTGGAGTTGCGATGATTAAAGCCTATCATCAATCTCGAGGCGACACCGCACGTGATGAAATGCTAATTCCTGATGCAGCTCATGGTACAAACCCCGCTTCTGCAGTCATGTGTGGCTTTAAAATTGTTGAAATATCGACTGCTGCAGATGGCGATATCGATCTGGAAGAATTAAAAAGCAAACTAGGGCCAAGAACAGCAGGCATCATGCTAACTAATCCCTCTACTTTGGGCTTGTTTATGCGTCAAATAAAAGAAATAGCAGCCCTTGTTCACCAAGCAGGGGGGTTATTGTATTACGATGGAGCCAATCTCAATGCTATTTTAGGAAAAGTTAGACCCGGGGACATGGGTTTTGATGTCATGCACTTAAACTTACATAAAACATTTGCTACTCCTCACGGTGGGGGTGGCCCCGGTGCTGGTCCTGTGGCTGTAGGCAAACGCTTACTCCCTTTCATGCCATTACCGGTGGTGAAAAAAACGAATTCCGAATATCAGTGGGCAACCCATCAAGATTATCCACAAAGTATTGGCCGCTTATCCTGTTTTATGGGAAATGCCGGCATTTTGCTGCGCGCTTATTTTTATATGCGTGTTCTTGGCAGAGAAGGGTTACTCCGTGTTTCAGAATATGCAACATTGAACGCAAATTATCTGCTTAAAGAACTCACTAAAGCAGGTTTTACCGCAGCCTATCCAAACCGGCGAGCTTCTCATGAATTTATTCTTACTTTAAGTCCAGAAAAGAAAATGTATGGTGTTACTGCAATGGATTTTGCCAAACGATTATTGGATTATGGGGTCCATGCACCAACCACCTATTTTCCACTGCTCATCCCAGAATGTCTGCTGATTGAACCTACCGAAACTGAAAGTAAAGAGGAATTGGATCGCTTTGTGGAGATTATGAAAACCATTAGAGAAGAAGCGGCCACAAATCCTAATTTGGTCAAAGATGCGCCTCATACGCTGCCTGTCAAACGGTTGGATGATGTAAAAGCAGCCCGAGAGTTGGATTTAAATTATTTTGCACATGAGGAATCCAAAGAGAAGTAG